In the Balaenoptera ricei isolate mBalRic1 chromosome 1, mBalRic1.hap2, whole genome shotgun sequence genome, TGATGGGTTTCAGGGCCCTCCTGTGGTTCAGCAGCCATGTGATGGGGCCCTTGGACAGCGGCTACCTGCAGGTTCCCCCTGCTATATCCAGTGAGTGCCCTTGTTGGGGAGCAggggcagagatttttgtttcAGTGAGACCAAGGAAAAGTGGGTGGATTTGTTCCAGGAGCCCCTGGTGACTGAGATATAAAAAGTCCAACATGCTTAATGGGTGAAAACCAACGCACTGGTTCTTGGCCCATCTTCTGGCCACTGTGCCATCCTTCTTCCTCTCACACGTAGGTAGTTCTGGGGACCCTTCCCCTTACCAGGCTGCTCTTTGTCCCAGTGTGTTCAGGAATGGGGATCTGTTAAGCCCCCCATTTAGCCTGAAGCTGTCCCAGGCTGCCAGCAAGGACTGGGAAGCAGTGTTGAAACTCCTGACTGAGAAGGTGAAATTACAGACCAGGGCTGCGCGCAAGTGAGTTTGGGGACTGCGGAGACCTGAATGTCCCCAAAGGGAGCCTCCCTACTGCTTTTCGCTGCCCTTGAGGatgaaaaggcaaaaggaaagCATGTTTCCCCAAATGGGacttctttctgtgcctcagggagaggcccctccagcccagccctcgGAGCCAGGGCAGAGCCTGGGTGACTGGCCCTGGTGCCCAGAGGGCCAGCAGCCAAAGGGCACCTTGAAATGGCTGTACCCACCCCCTTGTAGTCTGCTGAATATGAAGATCCATCTTGTTCACCGGCCCTTATGTACTCACCTCTCTCTCCCAGACTCTGCACCCTGGATGGGCTCCCACTGTCAGCAAGGGAGGCTCTGGTGAGCGGCCATTACTATGCGGCTGTTGGAGAGGATGGTTCAAGGCCCTCCCCTATCTGGTGCCTCGCCCCTCACTGCCCAGGGGCTGCTGGTATGTATGTGTGAGGTGGAGGGGTAGCAGGTTAGAGCAGAGGAAGCCACCCTGACGCCATGTCCTGCTCTGCCTCCTACAAGCCTTCTCCTTTTTCGCTGCAGGCAACCCCCAGACCCAAAGTCCAGGCTCCACAAGCAGGAGGTAGGTGAGGCAGGGGGTCATGGGGGGTGGGAAAGAAAAGGGGTGACTAGCTGAGTCCTCTTCCAGCTCAGCCTCTGAACTTATCTCACTGCATCCTCTCAATAATCTTGTGAAACAGAGATTATTATTCCCGTTTTCCAGAGGAGAAGCTGAAGTTCAGAGGAGTGAAGTGATTCGTTCAGGGTAACACAGTTATTGACAGGGGCCAGACCAGAAACGGGTCTGAAAGCCAGCTTATCTGGGCTCTGTGAAGATCTTCAGTACTCTGAGTTGCTGGACCTAATGCCAGGTTGGATGCTGGGAGAGGGAATCAGCATATCTGGCATAACAGGGTCCAAAGATGCTTATCAGCTCCCCATCTTATCCCAAGCCTGAGCCCTCCCAAGAGATGAGCCAGTGGGCATCGAGTGGGGGTAGGGGGATGCGGCCTGGTTTCACTGGGCATCTAGAATACCAGGCACCATCTGCCGTGTCCCTGGATAAGGCAGCCTGATGgaagagggagcagggagggaggaggcaggcTATGAAGATGGATGGCATCTCCTCTTCCAAGCTCCCACCAGAAGCATTCAAACCTGGACTGGGAGTGGAGAAGGTAAGGACAGCCTGCACCCACGGCTCAAGCCCAGTGTTCCCTCCGCAGGCCATGGCCGCAGAGCGCAGGCAACCCAGTCCTCTCCAAAGGAAGCCAGGCAAATTGAGCCACCTGCTTTTTATGCCAGCCCCCAGCAAGCTTTTCAGCATGCTCCCCACTCTCTTGAGGGGATCCAAGAATCCAAGGCCTTCTCTGCCAGCCTCTAACAGTGACATAGGATGGTGCCTGCTATGCTGAGGGAGTTCCATGGGGGAAGAATGCCCAGGTTCAGAGCTGGTCCTGACTTCAGCACAACTGTCTCCTACTCCCCCATGTGCACGGCCAGTCCCTGCCTCTTCACAGGGACCTGGTTTATGAAAAGAAGCACATGGAAACTCAAAGCCATGACATTTCAGGGGTGGCATTtggaaggggtggggatggggccaAAGGCCTGCCTCTGAGCTAACCTGCCATCCTCTGAGGTCCtgggtgagggggagggggaggggaggggagggggctggtagAGAGGGTCAAGGGAAAGAATGTGAGGGCTCCTCAGCCTGGGCATCGGCCTGTTACTTCCCACATCAGGAGTCAAGGGAGTGTATGGGGCTCCCCATGCAAGGACGGAGACAGCAGGGGCCCAGGGAGTAGCACATGATGAAGCCACCTGGACAGAGGAGCCCCTGGATCAGGTGGGCTGGGGCCGGAAGCCATATGTTGGGacaggagttcttttttttttttaacatctttattggagtataattgctttacaatggtgtgttagtttctactttataacaaagtgaatcagttatacatatgttcccatatctcttccctcttttatctccctccctcccaccctccctatccgacccctctaggtggtcacaaagcaccgagctaatctccctgtgctatgcggttgcttcccactagctatctactttacgtttggtagtgtatatgtgtccatgccactctctcac is a window encoding:
- the DCDC2B gene encoding LOW QUALITY PROTEIN: doublecortin domain-containing protein 2B (The sequence of the model RefSeq protein was modified relative to this genomic sequence to represent the inferred CDS: inserted 2 bases in 2 codons) — encoded protein: MAGGSPKAKRVVVYQNGDPFSPGHQLVVTQRCFPTLETFLCEVTSAVQAPLAVHALYMSCHGHPVTDLADLQNGGQYVAAGFERFCKLPSLHPRGEDPSRKSSSLPGPPVVQQPCDGALGQRLPAGSPCYIHVFRNGDLLSPPFSLKLSQAASKDWEAVLKLLTEKVKLQTRAARKLCTLDGLPLSAREALVSGHYYAAVGEDXFKALPYLVPRPSLPRGCWQPPDPKSRLHKQEVGHGRRAQATQSSPKEARQIEPPAFYASPQQAFQHAPHSLLPTSGVKGVYGAPHARTETAGAQGVAHDEATWTEEPLDQRAAQVVEEALILESRPXAGAALSASASAPAPPS